One genomic window of Paenisporosarcina antarctica includes the following:
- a CDS encoding Lmo0850 family protein yields MTKQVDLRRIVSNFSKLGVTVTLTKSRLEMLKALASPTQAPQSH; encoded by the coding sequence ATGACAAAACAAGTTGACTTGAGAAGAATCGTTTCAAATTTTTCGAAGTTAGGTGTAACAGTTACTCTGACAAAATCTCGTCTTGAAATGTTAAAAGCGCTCGCATCACCGACTCAAGCTCCACAATCTCACTGA